The sequence CCGCAAATAGCTTTGCTGGTACTTCCGCCTTTGCCACTTCATTCGCTCCAAGCGCACCAACGCCTAACACGATTTCTTTATTTTGAGCTGAAACAAGATTAACGATGTCTGCAATTTTATCTACTTTCACTTCGGTTACTTTTTCTTTTTGTCCTTTGCTGTTTGTTTGCTCTTTTGTCGTTACTGCATCTTGGCCAACATTTACTTTTCCATTGTCTACGCCTGTACTTGGAGGAGTTACAACTGAACCACCGCCTGTGCTACCGCCGCCTGTGCTACCACCACCTGTGCTACCAGCCGTAACTGAGACTGTCCTTTTAGCGATTGTTATTCCATCAATTTTAGCAAAAACATCAATCGTCCCTGTTTGATGGACAGTCAAGACGTTGCCACTGAAGGTTGCAATCGTTGGGTTCGATGTATCCCATTGAATGGATGTTGTTAAGCTAACTGTTATGGTACTTCCTTGAACAATTGGAACACGAAGTTCATATGCATTTCCTACATTAGCGATTATCGCACCCTTCTCCGTAAATGCACTTTGAAGCATTGTGGAACGTGCTTGTTTATTTGTATCAATAACTTGATCATTCAAATTCGATTGCAATTCGAATAACTTCTCAACAGACAAACCAATAGAATTGAGCTTACCTTGTAAAGTAGCAAAATTTCCTGTGTTTAACGTATTTTGAACAGCTGTTTGAATGATCGCCGAGTACGATACATTCGATCGTGTTGCATTTTGCATAATAGCTGTTTCTAAGTTAGACTCCATGGCTAATACGAAATCAACGAGTTGATCCGCTGTGACGTTGTTTGTTTCATCAAATAACGTATTAAACTCATCTGCATAATTTGTACGGAAGTTTTTTACCGCCTGCGCAAGATCAGCCGAATCCGCATGTTTCGTATAGATGAGATCGGCTACACCTTTAATAAGTTCAACAAGTGCATTTTGTTTATTCGATCCATGTAACGATAGCCCATTAACAGCGTTTGAAATATGAGAGTATTGAATATTGTTGATATTATTTTTTGCGTTTTCCAAAGTCGTCGCATCAGCATTTTTGTAAAAAATATAAAACCGACTAGCTAGCTGATTAATTTTTTGATCGACTGTTTGCGCCGCCTCAACATGTGTAGCTTGTCCACCAATCGCAACCGCTGGGGTAAAAGCAACCGTCGTAGCAATCATCGCCCGCAACGCTTTTTGACTCCATAGATATTTTTTCATTTCATCACCTCATTTAAATATATGTAAATATGAAAGTACTAACAACCGTAATCTATCTTTTTTTCCATAAGTTTATAGTAACTCAATTGTATGACGATATCAAGACATATTTCCAGCTTGGTTACATTTTTTATGTCCATTGTCCTATAAAATCGTGTATGATAAACATAGCGGAACAAAGAGAAAGGAGATCAGTCAAGTGAAAAAGTGGATCGTCATTTCACTTAGCATCATCGTTTTGCTTCTTGGTGGTGCAGGAGGATACTATTATTTTCTTACAAATAAAAAAGTAGATTTGAAAAAAGAAGACAAAGAAGTAGCTAAAATTGTAGAAGAAGAATATGAAATTGTGTTGCCTGATGACAGCGGGTCATCTGCGTCAGGAAACGAGCAAACATCCACAACAAAGAAGCAAGACGACACAAATAGTCAAGCAAACAACAATGAAACAGAACATGAGGAGGAAAACAAGTCATCGTCGCCATCCGATGAAAAAGGAACAAATAACGAAAGCGAATCAAACAAACAAAATGATACAAATGAAGAAAACAAAACAAACGAACCCGTCCAACAAGTAACGGTCGCAAGCATTAAAGAAAAGTATCGTCCGTCGTTTGAACTCCTCCAACAGCAAGCGAATGCTAAAATTGACGCGCTTGTCGATCACGCAATTGGAGAGTACAAAGAAAGAAAAGCAAATGGACAATCGGTATCATTTAATTACTTCTTCTCCAAATACAACACAGCTGCCCAAGAGCTTGAGGCAAAAACAGATGCAGCATTCAACGTCATTTACAACGCACTAGAAAACGAATTAAAAAAGAATGGCTTTAGCCCAAATCATGCGAAAGAATTTCGTGAAACATACGAACAACAAAAATCAACGCAACGCAACGCGCTATTAAAAAAAGCGTTGAGCAAACTGTAAAAGGGAGCCGATTCGCTCCCTTTTACTCTTCATCACAATCTTCACATACTTCAAAGATGTCCTCATCGTCCCAGTCGTCATCATCCCAGTCAGTAAATAAGTCATCAAGTTGGTCGTGAATTTGTTCGGCAATGTCTTCAAACGCATCGTAAAACGTATCGATCCGTTTCGATAACGTACTCGCAGAAATGCCGTATTGCTCAGCAAGTTGTTTTTGTGGAATCCATTCATGCAAAATCGCATCAGCCATAATGTAATGAAGCGCTGCTGCGTACACTTCTGGCTTTCGAATCGTCGGATTGTACAGACGACAATATTCCACCCAAATGAGACGAGCGGTATCAAGAATGGACAAATCTTTTTTCGGAAAGTTTTGTTCAAATAATATAAACACTTGTTCTTGTTTTGGCGATAAACTTTCGACGTCAAACATCGTTAAACGTAATGATTTTTGAAACGTTTCTGGATACGTCTCAATCCATCGTTCATATTGTTCGCCGCATGCTTTCCAAACATCTTGTATGTATACGTATAACGGACGGGTTAAAACGACCGGGAGAGGAAAAAATGTTCCAAAACAAGCGATATATTGACCATGTGGTACAAAAATTCCTGCCAACGCTTGTCCTTCTTCCAACTCGAACTCATCCGGCATATCAAGTAGTTTCATATGTTTCGTTTCCCCAGTTAATAAATCTGTTACGACAACATACGAATCGCGCAATTCATCAATGCAAACAAACGTTGGGAACGCTTGACGCCACGACTGAATGATGCTATATACAGTCGGCCGAATTGCCTGCTTACGAAGCGTGCGCAAATAGTAATCGAAAATCGTCATCCCATGTGCATCCTTTTTGAAAAACATTGCCCACATACTAATGAAAAAGCGAAACACAGGTGTTGTATCTTCGTCCGTTTGTTCTACGATCATATGTTTTTGAACCGTTCGATACAAAAACGATTCGTGTTCAAATGTAGCATAGTGAATGAGATCGTGCATATGGTGAATAACGTCTTGATCGATAAGCTCATGCATCGACACAACATTATTCCCACAACAATGTTTATACTTTTTTCCACTTCCGCACGGACATAACGCATTTCGTGCTACTTTACTCATTTTCCCCACCTCAACACTTTTTCTTTATTGTAACACGTCAAAAGGAAAGAAGATACATCCCTTTGTGTCTTTCCTTGCAATCGTGTAGAATAAGCATTAAACGCTATAAAAAAGGAAGAGAGCAATGATTGGACAAATCGTAATATGGCAAGTAAAAGAACAAAAACCGTTCGGCTACATCGTCACGAATGGAAAAGAAAGCGCCTTACTTCATGAAAGTCAATGTGAAGGCGAGTTACAAGTTGGGGATGATGTGACCGTATTTTTATATCACGATCATGATGGACGGATGCGTGCAACGATGAAGCGCCCGCTCATTACGACGTCATCATACGGTTGGGTTGAAGTCGTCGACGTCGTACCACAGCTCGGCGTTTTCGTTCATATCGGCATTGAAAAAGACGTGTTATTATCGGTCGATGACTTACCGTCCATTCCGACACTTTGGCCGGAAAAAGGAGATCAGTTATACTGTTCGCTTCAAGTAGATAAACGAGGTCGCCTCCTCGCGAAACTCGCGGATGAAGAAACGATGAAACAAATAAGCGTTCCCGCTCCCGCTTCTGCGTTCAACACGAACGTGCGCGGACGCATTTATCGCCTTATTAAAGCAGGATCGTTTCTCATTACAGATGTCGGATATATCGGATTTATTCACGAATCACAACGAAGACAAGAACCACGCCTCGGTGAACTTGTCGAAGGGCGCATCATCGCTGTGAAAGAAGATGGGACGATTAACGTTTCGTTACTTCCGCGCAAACAAGAAAGTTTACAAACAGATGCAGAAACGATCTACAACTACCTTGAAAGCCGTGGCGGTGCGATGCCATATAGCGATAAAAGCGACCCAGAAGACATTCAAACCCGCTTTCATATGAGCAAAGCGGCATTTAAACGCGCGCTTGGACGATTAATGAAAGAAGAAAAAGTGTACCAACAAGATGGTTGGACATATATCAAAGGGAGAGAAAATGAATGATTCGCTTTGCAACAATCGGAACAAATTGGATTACAGAAGCGTTTATTCGCGCGGCCAAACAAGTGCCTTCGTTTCATTTACAAGCTGTTTATTCTCGACAAAAAGAAACCGCAAACGCCTTTGCTGAAAAAACAGGGGCAACCGAAACGTTTACAAACTTACATGAACTTGCAGTAAGCAAAAACGTCGATGCGGTATATATCGCAAGTCCAAATGCGTTTCATGCCGAACAAGCAATCACGCTTATGAATCACGGCAAACATGTCATTTGTGAAAAACCGCTCGCTTCTAACGCCAAAGAAGTGGAAGCGATGATTGAGGCGGCACAAAAAAATGGTGTCGTGTTGATGGAGGCGATGAAGGCGACGTGTTTACCAAACTTTCAAGCGATTCAACACCATTTGCCGAAAATCGGGCGCGTCCGTCGCTACGTCGCAAGCTATTGCCAATATTCTTCGCGCTACGATGCATTTAAGCAAGGAACAGTCGCAAACGCCTTTAACCCTGCCTTTTCAAGCGGCGCATTGATGGACCTTGGCGTTTATTGTTTATATCCGCTCGTTGTTTTGTTTGGCGAACCGAAAGCCATTCAAGCCCATAGCGTTCGCCTATCGTCGGGTGTAGATGGCGAAGGAAGCATCATGCTCGATTACGGCGAGATGGATGCGATCGTTATGTATTCCAAAATCGCAAACTCGTATGCTCCTGCCGAAATTCAAGGAGAAGAAGGGACAATCGTCATCGATGCGATTCATACACCAACGCGCGTACATATTCATTACCGTGACGGGCGCATTGAAGACGTCACCGTTCCGCAACCGTACGAGCCGATGTACTATGAGGCGCTTGAATTTATGTCACTCATCGAACGGGGAGAGAAGGAATCTACAATTAATTCACACGCCCATTCGCTTGCGACAATGAAAGTGATGGACGAAGCAAGAAAACAAACAGGCATTGTATTTCCTGCTGACAAATAAGCGAGCGTCTATGCTCGCTTATTCGCCTTCCAAACCATCCATAACACAATCGTCGCCCCGATCACAATCGTCGCCCCGATCATATCGATGATGACGTCAGAAAATAGCGCCTTTCGCTTCGGTTGAAACGATTGATGCCATTCATCGAACATGGCGCAAAAAAGCGTCAACAACCAAGCGACACGGTATGAAGCCGTTGCTTTCCATGCAAAAAACGCAAACATTCCAAATACCGTCATATGCGCACATTTTCGAACAATAAGATTCCATGAAAATAATCCGTCGCTCACAGGATGGTTCGTATGAATGCCAACATATTCAAGAAAACGACGAATCCATTGCGCTGTTTGCTCCCCGGTAAATAGCGGAGACTCGGTAAAATAGTAAATAAGCGCACACCATGCAACGACAAGACCCCACCATATCATACGATTTGTTTTAGTCATCATTCAGACCCTTTCTATTTCTATATATGGAAATATTAATACCATTTTATCACTTTTTCCCCTTCTGTACAACAAAAAAGCCCTCCCATACTAATGAGGGGGATCGTGTCTTGTGGCCGACTAGCTGATCCGAAACATTCATAATGAAATGCTCCTCTTACGTTCTCCACTGAAAATTTAGCGAAGATAGTCAAGTAAGTTATAATAATAATATGTTTTCGAGCGCATTCTTCCATTTGAGAAAATTAATTGATGTTGCTCTAATTTGTTCACATATCTTCGGACAGTACTTTCGCTCATGCCTGTCAGCTCGACAATAGTTTTGACTGTAAAAATCGGACGTTGAAACATGACATTCATTATATGACGAACATGGCTACTGTTGATCAATTTACTTGCTACATCTAAATCTCTTTCGTATAGCTCGTTTATATCTTGAATAAGCTGGACATTCTTCTTCGCCTGTACTTTTATACATTGTAAGAAAAAGCGAATCCATTGATTCCAATTCCCTTCATATCGTATCTCATTTAAAAAACGGTAATACTTATGTTTATCCCGCTCCAGTACATCACTAATAAAAAAGTTTGGAAACTCAATCACTTTTTTACTATACAAGTATAAAGGAATTAAGATACGTCCAATTCTTCCATTCCCATCTAAAAAAGGGTGAATCGTTTCAAATTGCGCGTGAATAATCGCAACACGAATAAGTTCATCAAAATCGTCTTTTGGTTCGTTTATATACTTTTCCAAATTGCTCATGTAGTCGTAAACAAGGTGAGGTTCCGGTGGAACATATGTTGCCGTTTCAATGGTACACCCTTCTGGTCCAATGAAATTTTGAATTTTTCTAAACTCTCCTGGCGCGCGATTAGCACCTCTCACATGATTAGATAATAAAATTTCATGCAAATATTTAAATAAACGATTGGAAAGTGGAATGCGCTGCAAAAAATCCATCCCTTTTATTAGTGCCTCATAATAATTTAACGCCTCTTGAATATCTTTATTTACTTTCTTCGTTTCCGCTTCTACTTCCATGACATCATCCAATGTCACCTGTGTTCCTTCGAGCTTTGTTGATTGAACAGCTTCTTTCAACATAACTGGTCGAAGTAAAAATTTCGGATGTAATTTAGAGTTTTTTAACATTGTTTCATATTCTACAATGCTTTTGTTCGCGTCAATTAGTTCGTGGATAAACTTCAATTGGTCTATCACGCCATCTTGCAACGGTAACATTGGGGGCTCAAACGGTTTTCTTCTCAATTCGTCCACCTTCTTACGTTCATTTAAAGATAAAAATATTTTTTAAAAACTAAAAAAACCTATTTTACATTCACTTTTTCAAATATATGATTATTATATCCCTTTACTCACTATTTGTAAACAAATAGAGAGCATGCTAAAATGAGGACAAATGAACGAAAAGGAGTAATTTACATATGTTGCAGACGATGCTATCGTCCGAAGTGATGACAAAAGCGGCTGAACGCTTGATGAAGCTGCTACCGTACAAAAAACATAGCGACATCATTAAACGAGCATGGCAATTGTACCGTACTGGGCATGTGTATAACGTGACAATTGAGGACAATGTGCTGAAAGGGAAAGTAACAGATAAGGGACATACATATGAGCCATCTTTTCGGTTAAAGCAGGCGGCAGGATCATCATGCACTTGCACAACCGTCGGTCTATGTCCGCACAATGTTGCGTTATTTTTATATGCATACAATCAAATTGATGCAGTCGGGAATTTAATTAGAACATGGAAAGAACCAGCGACAAAACGAAAAAAAGCCGAAAGCAATAAAAAACAAAAAGACGTACAAGTGAAACAACAAACCGTTCAGCAACAGAAGCTAAACGAGAAAAATAGAAGCAATACGTCAAACAACGCAAATATCGTTGACGCGTGGTGGCAATCGTTTGAAGAAAAATATCGCCGCATCCCGCTATACAATATAACGGAAGAAGAACATATGCGCAGGCTCGTTCAATCGTTTTTCCCAACATTTGAACGTCCGACATCTAAAGCATCGTTTTTAGACCATTTATATTATGTCCATGCCGCCTTATTTACATTTATTAAACTTGTTCATATTCCGCAAAAATCATGGGGCTACTTCGCGATCATGCAAGAGCGACATGTGGAACAATTTTCTTCAACCGTACAACAAGCGCTCATAAATTTAGCGAAAAAACCGCGTACAAAAAGCCATGAACAACTTTTATACGCTACTATCCCATACGTAAGAAACGTATTGTCAGGCGAATTAACGTACTTTAGACAAATATTAGATGTATACGAAATCATATGGACAACCGTATTGACCGACGAAACATATCGCCAAGAGGAATGTACATGGGCGATTGAACAGTTGAATAAGAAACAAACCGTAGAAGAAAAAATACCATTTATCGGCGCAGCTTCTTATGTATCGTTTTTGCTTGAAAACGATCATCGTGCGTATCAGCTCATTGAACCGTTTCCATACTTAGCAACGGAACATATCGTCCGTTTTATGCATATGTCATTTGCCAAAAAACAAATTCAACGTGGAGTAGAGTGGTTTCATCGTCTCGAACAAAATGTGGAAACATACTTATATTCGCTTCATATCACCGAACGTGAGTGGTTTGTTCAACATGTATTATCTGCCTATGTCCAATATCGTATCGCTACAAAAAATGAACAAACCGAACGGTACGAACAGCTTCTTCAAAAGCTGCTTCCGTACAGCTTTTATACGTACATCGATTACTTATTTGATGAACAAAAATGGAAAGAGCTTATTGAATTATATATGCTTGAAAAAACAACCGTCGATATGATTCACCCGCTCCATTTAAAAGCAGTCGAACAAGCGGATCGTTCGCTCGTTCTTCCTTTGTATCACCAAACGATTATGCATTATATTGAACAAAAAAATCGGAGCGCATATGAACAAGCAATAAAACATTTACGAAAACTGCGCGCCCATTACCGCGCCTTAAAACAAATGCCTCGCTGGGAAACATATATTACAAAACTCGCTGAACAAACAAAACGATTACGTGCCTTTCAAGATTTATTACGGAAAGGGAAATTCATATGATGCAACTTGAACTAAAAAGCCGCTGGCTTGAAGAACAGAAACAGTTTTTCATTTATAGTGATGATGCGCACCCAGATGAGTGGAAAGAGCTCGTCTTTTGTTGGCATGAAGAAACGTTTTACGGGACATTTGCGACAGTTGATACAATCGGAAACCATATTGGCGTCCTTCTTTCGCCATGGGAGGCGCTTACGTTTTTTGCTTATCCATCGACAAACGCATTCATCGACACGATATGGGACGAACAAAGCAAACAATTTCAAACATGGGCAAAACAAATCATGGGACATATCGAACAAAAGCAGTTTATGCCTGACTTTGAAGCATGGAAAAACGGGCGCTTCGGATGGAAAGGAACAGAAGCGGACGATCATCCATTCGTATCCGTTTGGCGTTCCGAAGCAATCAATGACTGGATTCAATCGGACGTGGAGCTAAAACAAACGTGGCAACAAATCATTGAAACATATCCGCTTATTTCAGGCGACGCTACACCATTTATAGACGAGCACGAATGGCTAACAGAAATCGGCTGGGACAAAAACCGCCCACCATTTATCGTCGCCATTCGTTTAAACGAACCAGAGGAAGACGGAGGGGCGTGGCCGCTCGAAACGGTGCTCATCGACGCAACAACAAACGACATCACCGTGTATCCGCATATGCCGAAAGCTTGGCAAGCGTACGCTAACCATATCGAACGAGCTCAACAACGCTGGCAAACGATCGTTCCATGGCTAAGCGAAAATGGGGCGCTGCGCACGCAACTAAACGAAGAAGAAGCGTTGCGCTTTTTAGTGGAAGCGACAATCGAACTCACCGAAGCGGGTGTGCGCGTTATTGTTCCAGAATGGTGGGAAGTCGTCAAACAAGCGCGCCTTCGTGTAAAAGCACGAGTGAAATCATCGGCGACATCTGTATTCGGGCTTGATGCACTCGTCGATTTCGACTGGCGCATCGCTACAAACGGCATCGAACTAACGGAGCAGCAATTCGCGGAACTCGTCGAACAAAAGCGCCGCCTCGTGCGCATTCGCGATCAATGGGTGCAACTTGACCCTGCCGTCATTCAACACGTACAAAAGCTAATGAAACGAGCGAAACAAGAAGGTTTATCGCTTCGTGACGTGCTGATGCAAACGCTCGCGGAAAAAACAAACGAACAACATGAAGACGATGAAGCGATTGACATTGAACTAAATCGCTCGTTTGCCACACTCGTACGAAAAATGAAAAACATTGACCATATCCCAAACGTCACCATTCCGAGCACGTTCCATGGCACGTTACGTCCATACCAACAGCGAGGCGTCGACTGGCTCATCTTTTTACGCCAGCTCGGTTTTGGTGGCTGTTTAGCAGACGATATGGGTCTTGGGAAAACGATACAAATGCTAGCCTATCTCGCCTATGTGAAAGAAAACGAGAAACGAAACGGCCCTGCTTTACTTATTTGTCCAACGAGCGTCATCGGCAATTGGCAAAAAGAATGTCAGCAATTCGTTCCGTCTTTAACCGTCTACGTTCATCACGGATCCACTCGTGGACATGGAGATACGTTTATCGAAAAAGCAAAAAGCTGTGATCTTGTCATTACATCATACAGTTTGGCTCATTTAGATTTCGACGACCTCGCAAGCATCGATTGGGATGTCATTTGTTTAGATGAAGCACAAAACATTAAAAATGCCCAAACGAAACAAGCGCGTGCCATTCGTAAACTAAAAGGGCGTCATAAAATTGCGCTCACCGGCACACCGATTGAAAATCGACTAAACGAACTTTGGAGCATTTTCCATTTCTTAAATCCGGGCTATTTAGGATCGCAAACCGAGTTTCAGCGCCAATTTGCGACTCCAATTGAGAAAAATGGCGATAAGCAAGCGACCGAACGTTTACAAAAGCTTATTCGTCCATTTTTATTGCGGCGAACAAAAACAGACGAACGTATTGCGCTCGACTTGCCGGATAAACTCGAACAAAAAGAATATTGCCCGCTCACCGTCGAGCAAGCATCCTTATATGAACAAATTGTGCAACAGTCGCTTGAAAAACTCGAACAAGTCGATGGGTTTGCGCGACGCGGCATCATTTTACAAATGTTAAACAGCTTAAAACAACTATGCAACCATCCAGCACTATACTTAAAAGAAAAACATCCGAAGCAAATCGTCGAGCGATCGCATAAAGTAGAAAAGCTGCTTGAACTTGTCGGGCAAATTCGCGAAAACGGGGAAAGTTGCTTAATCTTTACCCAGTACATTCAAATGGGCGAGATGATTCAACATATTCTTGCTTCTCATCTAAAAGAAACGGTCGTCTTTTTAAACGGCAGCACGCCAAAACAAACGCGCGATGAAATGATTGAACAATTTCAAAACGGACAGTTTCATATATTCATTTTATCGCTCAAAGCGGGCGGAACAGGGCTAAACTTAACAGCCGCCAACCACGTCATTCATTT comes from Anoxybacillus flavithermus and encodes:
- a CDS encoding VanZ family protein, giving the protein MTKTNRMIWWGLVVAWCALIYYFTESPLFTGEQTAQWIRRFLEYVGIHTNHPVSDGLFSWNLIVRKCAHMTVFGMFAFFAWKATASYRVAWLLTLFCAMFDEWHQSFQPKRKALFSDVIIDMIGATIVIGATIVLWMVWKANKRA
- a CDS encoding YecA family protein encodes the protein MSKVARNALCPCGSGKKYKHCCGNNVVSMHELIDQDVIHHMHDLIHYATFEHESFLYRTVQKHMIVEQTDEDTTPVFRFFISMWAMFFKKDAHGMTIFDYYLRTLRKQAIRPTVYSIIQSWRQAFPTFVCIDELRDSYVVVTDLLTGETKHMKLLDMPDEFELEEGQALAGIFVPHGQYIACFGTFFPLPVVLTRPLYVYIQDVWKACGEQYERWIETYPETFQKSLRLTMFDVESLSPKQEQVFILFEQNFPKKDLSILDTARLIWVEYCRLYNPTIRKPEVYAAALHYIMADAILHEWIPQKQLAEQYGISASTLSKRIDTFYDAFEDIAEQIHDQLDDLFTDWDDDDWDDEDIFEVCEDCDEE
- a CDS encoding S-layer homology domain-containing protein, which produces MKKYLWSQKALRAMIATTVAFTPAVAIGGQATHVEAAQTVDQKINQLASRFYIFYKNADATTLENAKNNINNIQYSHISNAVNGLSLHGSNKQNALVELIKGVADLIYTKHADSADLAQAVKNFRTNYADEFNTLFDETNNVTADQLVDFVLAMESNLETAIMQNATRSNVSYSAIIQTAVQNTLNTGNFATLQGKLNSIGLSVEKLFELQSNLNDQVIDTNKQARSTMLQSAFTEKGAIIANVGNAYELRVPIVQGSTITVSLTTSIQWDTSNPTIATFSGNVLTVHQTGTIDVFAKIDGITIAKRTVSVTAGSTGGGSTGGGSTGGGSVVTPPSTGVDNGKVNVGQDAVTTKEQTNSKGQKEKVTEVKVDKIADIVNLVSAQNKEIVLGVGALGANEVAKAEVPAKLFADVAAKEAKAIVNVQTDKASYKLPVAEIQAKLTEIAQKLGSSIDNIKIVIEMTKVNPPQGVTAVSDAVEFNVVATANGKSETITRFTQYVERELKGSKVFVPQRSVAVRVDANGNLVSVPTVFNGDKATVKSLTNSTYVVVENHKTFLDVDGGKTWAEAYVEALASKYIIKGKTDQTFAPKENMTRAQFAVLLVRALGLPSETYDKRFKDVKGTEWFNENGELAAAVKYGIIQGKGNGVFAPNAPVTRAEAAVMLKRALELSFLDYDMTQLNTSKKVTDFEDAAHIKSWAKDGVEKMYQANIFTGRENERFVPNGYMTRAEIAKALVKFLASAKLMNDVQ
- a CDS encoding S1 RNA-binding domain-containing protein, whose protein sequence is MIGQIVIWQVKEQKPFGYIVTNGKESALLHESQCEGELQVGDDVTVFLYHDHDGRMRATMKRPLITTSSYGWVEVVDVVPQLGVFVHIGIEKDVLLSVDDLPSIPTLWPEKGDQLYCSLQVDKRGRLLAKLADEETMKQISVPAPASAFNTNVRGRIYRLIKAGSFLITDVGYIGFIHESQRRQEPRLGELVEGRIIAVKEDGTINVSLLPRKQESLQTDAETIYNYLESRGGAMPYSDKSDPEDIQTRFHMSKAAFKRALGRLMKEEKVYQQDGWTYIKGRENE
- a CDS encoding Gfo/Idh/MocA family protein, whose protein sequence is MIRFATIGTNWITEAFIRAAKQVPSFHLQAVYSRQKETANAFAEKTGATETFTNLHELAVSKNVDAVYIASPNAFHAEQAITLMNHGKHVICEKPLASNAKEVEAMIEAAQKNGVVLMEAMKATCLPNFQAIQHHLPKIGRVRRYVASYCQYSSRYDAFKQGTVANAFNPAFSSGALMDLGVYCLYPLVVLFGEPKAIQAHSVRLSSGVDGEGSIMLDYGEMDAIVMYSKIANSYAPAEIQGEEGTIVIDAIHTPTRVHIHYRDGRIEDVTVPQPYEPMYYEALEFMSLIERGEKESTINSHAHSLATMKVMDEARKQTGIVFPADK
- a CDS encoding SWIM zinc finger family protein, with protein sequence MLQTMLSSEVMTKAAERLMKLLPYKKHSDIIKRAWQLYRTGHVYNVTIEDNVLKGKVTDKGHTYEPSFRLKQAAGSSCTCTTVGLCPHNVALFLYAYNQIDAVGNLIRTWKEPATKRKKAESNKKQKDVQVKQQTVQQQKLNEKNRSNTSNNANIVDAWWQSFEEKYRRIPLYNITEEEHMRRLVQSFFPTFERPTSKASFLDHLYYVHAALFTFIKLVHIPQKSWGYFAIMQERHVEQFSSTVQQALINLAKKPRTKSHEQLLYATIPYVRNVLSGELTYFRQILDVYEIIWTTVLTDETYRQEECTWAIEQLNKKQTVEEKIPFIGAASYVSFLLENDHRAYQLIEPFPYLATEHIVRFMHMSFAKKQIQRGVEWFHRLEQNVETYLYSLHITEREWFVQHVLSAYVQYRIATKNEQTERYEQLLQKLLPYSFYTYIDYLFDEQKWKELIELYMLEKTTVDMIHPLHLKAVEQADRSLVLPLYHQTIMHYIEQKNRSAYEQAIKHLRKLRAHYRALKQMPRWETYITKLAEQTKRLRAFQDLLRKGKFI
- a CDS encoding Fic family protein; the encoded protein is MRRKPFEPPMLPLQDGVIDQLKFIHELIDANKSIVEYETMLKNSKLHPKFLLRPVMLKEAVQSTKLEGTQVTLDDVMEVEAETKKVNKDIQEALNYYEALIKGMDFLQRIPLSNRLFKYLHEILLSNHVRGANRAPGEFRKIQNFIGPEGCTIETATYVPPEPHLVYDYMSNLEKYINEPKDDFDELIRVAIIHAQFETIHPFLDGNGRIGRILIPLYLYSKKVIEFPNFFISDVLERDKHKYYRFLNEIRYEGNWNQWIRFFLQCIKVQAKKNVQLIQDINELYERDLDVASKLINSSHVRHIMNVMFQRPIFTVKTIVELTGMSESTVRRYVNKLEQHQLIFSNGRMRSKTYYYYNLLDYLR
- a CDS encoding DEAD/DEAH box helicase is translated as MQLELKSRWLEEQKQFFIYSDDAHPDEWKELVFCWHEETFYGTFATVDTIGNHIGVLLSPWEALTFFAYPSTNAFIDTIWDEQSKQFQTWAKQIMGHIEQKQFMPDFEAWKNGRFGWKGTEADDHPFVSVWRSEAINDWIQSDVELKQTWQQIIETYPLISGDATPFIDEHEWLTEIGWDKNRPPFIVAIRLNEPEEDGGAWPLETVLIDATTNDITVYPHMPKAWQAYANHIERAQQRWQTIVPWLSENGALRTQLNEEEALRFLVEATIELTEAGVRVIVPEWWEVVKQARLRVKARVKSSATSVFGLDALVDFDWRIATNGIELTEQQFAELVEQKRRLVRIRDQWVQLDPAVIQHVQKLMKRAKQEGLSLRDVLMQTLAEKTNEQHEDDEAIDIELNRSFATLVRKMKNIDHIPNVTIPSTFHGTLRPYQQRGVDWLIFLRQLGFGGCLADDMGLGKTIQMLAYLAYVKENEKRNGPALLICPTSVIGNWQKECQQFVPSLTVYVHHGSTRGHGDTFIEKAKSCDLVITSYSLAHLDFDDLASIDWDVICLDEAQNIKNAQTKQARAIRKLKGRHKIALTGTPIENRLNELWSIFHFLNPGYLGSQTEFQRQFATPIEKNGDKQATERLQKLIRPFLLRRTKTDERIALDLPDKLEQKEYCPLTVEQASLYEQIVQQSLEKLEQVDGFARRGIILQMLNSLKQLCNHPALYLKEKHPKQIVERSHKVEKLLELVGQIRENGESCLIFTQYIQMGEMIQHILASHLKETVVFLNGSTPKQTRDEMIEQFQNGQFHIFILSLKAGGTGLNLTAANHVIHFDRWWNPAVENQATDRAYRIGQTKFVHVHKFITTGTIEEKIDDMLEKKQSLNEQLIQSETWITELSNEQLRELFTLS